The Bombus terrestris chromosome 9, iyBomTerr1.2, whole genome shotgun sequence genome contains a region encoding:
- the LOC100648868 gene encoding CCR4-NOT transcription complex subunit 3 isoform X3: MAATRKLQGEIDRCLKKVTEGVETFEDIWQKVHNATNSNQKEKYEADLKKEIKKLQRLRDQIKTWLASGEIKDKSTLLEYRKLIETQMERFKVVERETKTKAYSKEGLGAAQKLDPAQKEREEVSNWLANSIDALNLQLDTFESEIESLLAGKKKRLDKDKQDRMDELKAKLDKHRYHIRKLETLLRMLDNMSVEVNTIKRIKDDVEYYIESSQEPDFEENEYIYDDIIGLDEVELSGVGIPSSATTDSNNSNETGGTPTSTNSGTSPIPSPPLSSTMHNHSSDSSTDNDKKTKPVKPTAVRPLLNSQASIPTTGNTATIKSNLLSSSTPSKTIPMTPSHSSPSSTSNHIATTNAGNFATVAASHTNSQAIHSTSSKTSSHSSENGLLSSSSASSVTSNVPQTTSQQHSNPVPIQTTHVLHNQQNQNHSSETEMTTPIPPSSSPQSSVSSRSSPLPANSCSPAPSTANGLIPKLPDGMSSLKSIAQQVIVRAGLDIPPSESNRNIFDTAKANNNNSKVTMEAHIPPLLSVAPLGPVPLQKEHQLQFQLMEAAHYHMPHPSDSERLRSYLPRNSCVTPSYYQQIRYFWTITKCNIDCLREN; encoded by the exons ATGGCTGCGACGAGAAAGTTGCAAG gTGAAATAGATCGGTGCCTTAAAAAAGTAACGGAGGGTGTAGAGACATTTGAAGATATTTGGCAAAAGGTTCATAATGCTACAAACAGCAATCAGAAGGAGAAATATGAAGCAGATCTCAAGAAAGAAATCAAAAAACTTCAAAGGTTACGTGATCAGATTAAAACCTGGCTTGCATCAGGTGAAATTAAGGATAAAAGTACGCTTCTTGAATATAGAAAGTTAATTGAAACT CAAATGGAAAGGTTTAAAGTTGTGGAGAGAGAGACAAAAACAAAAGCTTATTCGAAAGAAGGATTAGGAGCTGCTCAAAAACTTGATCCAGCTCAAAAAGAACGAGAAGAAGTTAGCAATTGGCTTGCAAATTCTATAGACGCTTTAAATCTTCAG CTGGATACATTTGAATCCGAGATAGAATCATTACTcgcaggaaagaaaaaaaggttaGATAAAGATAAGCAGGATAGGATGGATGAATTAAAAGCAAAACTTGATAAACATCGTTACCATATCCGTAAATTGGAAACATTGTTACGCATGTTGGACAATATGTCTGTTGAAGTTAACACT ATTAAGAGGATAAAAGATGATGTAGAGTATTATATCGAATCCTCGCAGGAACCTGATTTTGAGGAAAATGAATATATCTACGATGATATTATTGGTCTCGATGAAGTTGAGTTGTCTGGAGTTGGTATTCCCTCATCAGCAACTACAGATAGTAATAATAGCAACGAAACTGGAGGTACACCAACCTCAACTAACTCTGGTACTTCACCCATACCATCACCTCCATTGAGTTCTACCATGCATAACCATTCGAGTGATAGTTCTACAGATAATGACAAAAAAACGAAG CCTGTGAAACCAACAGCAGTCAGGCCATTATTAAATTCACAGGCGAGCATTCCAACCACGGGAAACACTGCCACCATAAAATCGAATTTATTATCAAGCAGCACTCCAAGCAAGACCATTCCCATGACACCTAGCCATAGCTCGCCTAGTTCTACAAGTAATCACATTGCTACAACTAATGCTGGTAATTTTGCTACAGTAGCTGCATCACATACTAATTCACAAGCCATCCATTCTACCTCTAGTAAAACATCTT CTCATAGCAGTGAAAATGGTTTATTGTCATCATCGTCTGCGTCTAGTGTTACCTCGAATGTGCCACAAACAACCTCGCAGCAGCATAGTAATCCAGTGCCCATACAGACGACACATGTGTTGCATAATCAACAAAATCAGAATCACAGCAGCGAAACTGAAATGACAACGCCGATCCCACCATCTTCTTCGCCACAGTCGTCAGTCAGCAGTAGATCTTCACCTTTGCCCGCAAATTCCTGCTCGCCAGCGCCATCCACTGCCAATGGTCTCATCCCTAAGCTTCCTGATGGCATGTCCTCTTTGAAATCTATAGCCCAACAAGTAATTGTCCGAGCAGGTTTGGACATACCGCCGTCCGAGTCGAACAGAAACATCTTTGACACTGCTAAGGCGAACAATAATAACAGCAAAGTCACCATGGAAGCACACATTCCTCCTCTTCTTAGCGTTGCGCCTCTCGGGCCAGTACCTCTTCAGAAAGAACACCAGTTGCAGTTCCAGTTGATGGAGGCCGCCCACTACCATATGCCTCATCCATCTGATTCTGAACGTTTGCGATCATATTTACCAAGAAATTCGTGTGTTACACCTTCTTATTATCAACAG ATACGATACTTTTGGACAATAACGAAATGTAATATCGATTGTTTGAGAGAAAATTGA
- the LOC100648868 gene encoding CCR4-NOT transcription complex subunit 3 isoform X2, producing MAATRKLQGEIDRCLKKVTEGVETFEDIWQKVHNATNSNQKEKYEADLKKEIKKLQRLRDQIKTWLASGEIKDKSTLLEYRKLIETQMERFKVVERETKTKAYSKEGLGAAQKLDPAQKEREEVSNWLANSIDALNLQLDTFESEIESLLAGKKKRLDKDKQDRMDELKAKLDKHRYHIRKLETLLRMLDNMSVEVNTIKRIKDDVEYYIESSQEPDFEENEYIYDDIIGLDEVELSGVGIPSSATTDSNNSNETGGTPTSTNSGTSPIPSPPLSSTMHNHSSDSSTDNDKKTKPVKPTAVRPLLNSQASIPTTGNTATIKSNLLSSSTPSKTIPMTPSHSSPSSTSNHIATTNAGNFATVAASHTNSQAIHSTSSKTSSHSSENGLLSSSSASSVTSNVPQTTSQQHSNPVPIQTTHVLHNQQNQNHSSETEMTTPIPPSSSPQSSVSSRSSPLPANSCSPAPSTANGLDIPPSESNRNIFDTAKANNNNSKVTMEAHIPPLLSVAPLGPVPLQKEHQLQFQLMEAAHYHMPHPSDSERLRSYLPRNSCVTPSYYQQSQLPHSDTVEFFQRLSTETLFFIFYYMEGSKGQYLAAKALKKQSWRFHTKYMMWFQRHEEPKVINEEYEQGTYIYFDYEKWGQRKKEGFTFEYKYLEDRDLN from the exons ATGGCTGCGACGAGAAAGTTGCAAG gTGAAATAGATCGGTGCCTTAAAAAAGTAACGGAGGGTGTAGAGACATTTGAAGATATTTGGCAAAAGGTTCATAATGCTACAAACAGCAATCAGAAGGAGAAATATGAAGCAGATCTCAAGAAAGAAATCAAAAAACTTCAAAGGTTACGTGATCAGATTAAAACCTGGCTTGCATCAGGTGAAATTAAGGATAAAAGTACGCTTCTTGAATATAGAAAGTTAATTGAAACT CAAATGGAAAGGTTTAAAGTTGTGGAGAGAGAGACAAAAACAAAAGCTTATTCGAAAGAAGGATTAGGAGCTGCTCAAAAACTTGATCCAGCTCAAAAAGAACGAGAAGAAGTTAGCAATTGGCTTGCAAATTCTATAGACGCTTTAAATCTTCAG CTGGATACATTTGAATCCGAGATAGAATCATTACTcgcaggaaagaaaaaaaggttaGATAAAGATAAGCAGGATAGGATGGATGAATTAAAAGCAAAACTTGATAAACATCGTTACCATATCCGTAAATTGGAAACATTGTTACGCATGTTGGACAATATGTCTGTTGAAGTTAACACT ATTAAGAGGATAAAAGATGATGTAGAGTATTATATCGAATCCTCGCAGGAACCTGATTTTGAGGAAAATGAATATATCTACGATGATATTATTGGTCTCGATGAAGTTGAGTTGTCTGGAGTTGGTATTCCCTCATCAGCAACTACAGATAGTAATAATAGCAACGAAACTGGAGGTACACCAACCTCAACTAACTCTGGTACTTCACCCATACCATCACCTCCATTGAGTTCTACCATGCATAACCATTCGAGTGATAGTTCTACAGATAATGACAAAAAAACGAAG CCTGTGAAACCAACAGCAGTCAGGCCATTATTAAATTCACAGGCGAGCATTCCAACCACGGGAAACACTGCCACCATAAAATCGAATTTATTATCAAGCAGCACTCCAAGCAAGACCATTCCCATGACACCTAGCCATAGCTCGCCTAGTTCTACAAGTAATCACATTGCTACAACTAATGCTGGTAATTTTGCTACAGTAGCTGCATCACATACTAATTCACAAGCCATCCATTCTACCTCTAGTAAAACATCTT CTCATAGCAGTGAAAATGGTTTATTGTCATCATCGTCTGCGTCTAGTGTTACCTCGAATGTGCCACAAACAACCTCGCAGCAGCATAGTAATCCAGTGCCCATACAGACGACACATGTGTTGCATAATCAACAAAATCAGAATCACAGCAGCGAAACTGAAATGACAACGCCGATCCCACCATCTTCTTCGCCACAGTCGTCAGTCAGCAGTAGATCTTCACCTTTGCCCGCAAATTCCTGCTCGCCAGCGCCATCCACTGCCAATG GTTTGGACATACCGCCGTCCGAGTCGAACAGAAACATCTTTGACACTGCTAAGGCGAACAATAATAACAGCAAAGTCACCATGGAAGCACACATTCCTCCTCTTCTTAGCGTTGCGCCTCTCGGGCCAGTACCTCTTCAGAAAGAACACCAGTTGCAGTTCCAGTTGATGGAGGCCGCCCACTACCATATGCCTCATCCATCTGATTCTGAACGTTTGCGATCATATTTACCAAGAAATTCGTGTGTTACACCTTCTTATTATCAACAG AGTCAACTTCCCCATTCTGATACTGTGGAGTTCTTCCAACGTCTTTCCACGGAAACGTTGTtcttcatattttattacatgGAAGGTTCTAAAGGCCAGTACCTGGCTGCAAAAGCTCTAAAGAAACAAAGTTGGAGGTTTCATACAAAGTATATGATGTGGTTTCAGAGGCACGAAGAACCCAAAGTGATCAACGAGGAATATGAGCAG GGAACCTACATTTATTTCGATTATGAAAAGTGGGgacaaagaaaaaaggaaggttTTACATTTGAGTACAAGTACTTAGAGGACAGAGATCTGAATTAA
- the LOC100648868 gene encoding CCR4-NOT transcription complex subunit 3 isoform X1, translated as MAATRKLQGEIDRCLKKVTEGVETFEDIWQKVHNATNSNQKEKYEADLKKEIKKLQRLRDQIKTWLASGEIKDKSTLLEYRKLIETQMERFKVVERETKTKAYSKEGLGAAQKLDPAQKEREEVSNWLANSIDALNLQLDTFESEIESLLAGKKKRLDKDKQDRMDELKAKLDKHRYHIRKLETLLRMLDNMSVEVNTIKRIKDDVEYYIESSQEPDFEENEYIYDDIIGLDEVELSGVGIPSSATTDSNNSNETGGTPTSTNSGTSPIPSPPLSSTMHNHSSDSSTDNDKKTKPVKPTAVRPLLNSQASIPTTGNTATIKSNLLSSSTPSKTIPMTPSHSSPSSTSNHIATTNAGNFATVAASHTNSQAIHSTSSKTSSHSSENGLLSSSSASSVTSNVPQTTSQQHSNPVPIQTTHVLHNQQNQNHSSETEMTTPIPPSSSPQSSVSSRSSPLPANSCSPAPSTANGLIPKLPDGMSSLKSIAQQVIVRAGLDIPPSESNRNIFDTAKANNNNSKVTMEAHIPPLLSVAPLGPVPLQKEHQLQFQLMEAAHYHMPHPSDSERLRSYLPRNSCVTPSYYQQSQLPHSDTVEFFQRLSTETLFFIFYYMEGSKGQYLAAKALKKQSWRFHTKYMMWFQRHEEPKVINEEYEQGTYIYFDYEKWGQRKKEGFTFEYKYLEDRDLN; from the exons ATGGCTGCGACGAGAAAGTTGCAAG gTGAAATAGATCGGTGCCTTAAAAAAGTAACGGAGGGTGTAGAGACATTTGAAGATATTTGGCAAAAGGTTCATAATGCTACAAACAGCAATCAGAAGGAGAAATATGAAGCAGATCTCAAGAAAGAAATCAAAAAACTTCAAAGGTTACGTGATCAGATTAAAACCTGGCTTGCATCAGGTGAAATTAAGGATAAAAGTACGCTTCTTGAATATAGAAAGTTAATTGAAACT CAAATGGAAAGGTTTAAAGTTGTGGAGAGAGAGACAAAAACAAAAGCTTATTCGAAAGAAGGATTAGGAGCTGCTCAAAAACTTGATCCAGCTCAAAAAGAACGAGAAGAAGTTAGCAATTGGCTTGCAAATTCTATAGACGCTTTAAATCTTCAG CTGGATACATTTGAATCCGAGATAGAATCATTACTcgcaggaaagaaaaaaaggttaGATAAAGATAAGCAGGATAGGATGGATGAATTAAAAGCAAAACTTGATAAACATCGTTACCATATCCGTAAATTGGAAACATTGTTACGCATGTTGGACAATATGTCTGTTGAAGTTAACACT ATTAAGAGGATAAAAGATGATGTAGAGTATTATATCGAATCCTCGCAGGAACCTGATTTTGAGGAAAATGAATATATCTACGATGATATTATTGGTCTCGATGAAGTTGAGTTGTCTGGAGTTGGTATTCCCTCATCAGCAACTACAGATAGTAATAATAGCAACGAAACTGGAGGTACACCAACCTCAACTAACTCTGGTACTTCACCCATACCATCACCTCCATTGAGTTCTACCATGCATAACCATTCGAGTGATAGTTCTACAGATAATGACAAAAAAACGAAG CCTGTGAAACCAACAGCAGTCAGGCCATTATTAAATTCACAGGCGAGCATTCCAACCACGGGAAACACTGCCACCATAAAATCGAATTTATTATCAAGCAGCACTCCAAGCAAGACCATTCCCATGACACCTAGCCATAGCTCGCCTAGTTCTACAAGTAATCACATTGCTACAACTAATGCTGGTAATTTTGCTACAGTAGCTGCATCACATACTAATTCACAAGCCATCCATTCTACCTCTAGTAAAACATCTT CTCATAGCAGTGAAAATGGTTTATTGTCATCATCGTCTGCGTCTAGTGTTACCTCGAATGTGCCACAAACAACCTCGCAGCAGCATAGTAATCCAGTGCCCATACAGACGACACATGTGTTGCATAATCAACAAAATCAGAATCACAGCAGCGAAACTGAAATGACAACGCCGATCCCACCATCTTCTTCGCCACAGTCGTCAGTCAGCAGTAGATCTTCACCTTTGCCCGCAAATTCCTGCTCGCCAGCGCCATCCACTGCCAATGGTCTCATCCCTAAGCTTCCTGATGGCATGTCCTCTTTGAAATCTATAGCCCAACAAGTAATTGTCCGAGCAGGTTTGGACATACCGCCGTCCGAGTCGAACAGAAACATCTTTGACACTGCTAAGGCGAACAATAATAACAGCAAAGTCACCATGGAAGCACACATTCCTCCTCTTCTTAGCGTTGCGCCTCTCGGGCCAGTACCTCTTCAGAAAGAACACCAGTTGCAGTTCCAGTTGATGGAGGCCGCCCACTACCATATGCCTCATCCATCTGATTCTGAACGTTTGCGATCATATTTACCAAGAAATTCGTGTGTTACACCTTCTTATTATCAACAG AGTCAACTTCCCCATTCTGATACTGTGGAGTTCTTCCAACGTCTTTCCACGGAAACGTTGTtcttcatattttattacatgGAAGGTTCTAAAGGCCAGTACCTGGCTGCAAAAGCTCTAAAGAAACAAAGTTGGAGGTTTCATACAAAGTATATGATGTGGTTTCAGAGGCACGAAGAACCCAAAGTGATCAACGAGGAATATGAGCAG GGAACCTACATTTATTTCGATTATGAAAAGTGGGgacaaagaaaaaaggaaggttTTACATTTGAGTACAAGTACTTAGAGGACAGAGATCTGAATTAA
- the LOC100648984 gene encoding probable ATP-dependent RNA helicase DDX47: MEESNEINQQPTKQQDQENAKELTWKDLGIVDTLCKTCEDLKWKSPTKIQCEAIPLTLEGKDIIGLAETGSGKTAAFAIPILQALLENPQRYFALILTPTRELAFQISEQFEALGSSIGVKCAVIVGGMDMMSQALLLAKKPHILIATPGRLVDHLENTKGFNLRSLKFLVMDEADRILNMDFEVEVDKILRVIPRERRTLLFSATMTKKVQKLQRASLRNPVKVEVSTKYQTVEKLQQYYVFIPVKFKDVYLVHILNELAGNSFMIFCATCNNTVRTALLLRNLGFTAVPLHGQMSQNKRIAALTKFKAKNRSILISTDVASRGLDIPHVDIVINFDIPTHSKDYIHRVGRTARAGRSGRSITFVTQYDVELYQRIEQLISKQLPLYPTEEEEVMVLQERVAEAQRIVKMEMKDIEDSKKLGKRKKRQDDNEDDDTEQSMGVRKRIKGKNKGRGKKG, encoded by the exons ATGGAAGAAAGTAATGAGATAAATCAACAACCAACAAAACAACAGGATCAAGAAAATGCAAAGGAACTGACATGGAAAGATTTG GGGATCGTAGACACATTGTGTAAAACATGTGAAGATTTAAAATGGAAATCACCTACAAAGATTCAATGTGAAGCTATTCCGTTAACCCTTGAAG gtAAAGATATAATAGGATTAGCGGAAACTGGTTCTGGTAAAACTGCAGCCTTTGCTATTCCTATATTACAGGCACTGTTAGAAAATCCACAAAGATATTTTGCTTTAATTTTAACACCTACCAGAGAACTAGCCTTCCAAATATCAGAACAATTTGAAGCTTTAG GGTCAAGTATTGGAGTAAAATGTGCAGTAATAGTAGGTGGAATGGACATGATGTCTCAGGCATTGTTATTGGCAAAAAAGCCACATATTTTAATTGCCACTCCAGGTAGATTAGTTGACCATTTGGAAAACACAAAAGGTTTTAATCTACGTTCTCTAAAATTCTTG GTTATGGATGAGGCAGATCGAATTTTGAATATGGATTTTGAAGTTGAAGTAGATAAAATTTTAAGAGTAATTCCTCGAGAAAGAAGAACATTGTTGTTTTCTGCAACAATGACTAAAAAGGTTCAGAAATTACAGAGAGCATCTTTGCGAAATCCTGTTAAAGTGGAAGTTTCAACAAAGTACCAAACTGTTGAAAAATTACAACAATACTATGTTTTTATCCCAGTTAAATTCAAG GATGTATATCTTGTACATATCTTAAATGAATTAGCAGGTAACagttttatgatattttgtGCGACTTGCAACAATACAGTTAGAACTGCTCTTCTTTTACGAAATTTGGGCTTTACTGCTGTTCCTTTGCACGGACAAATGTCACAGAATAAGAGAATAGCTGCTCTTACTAAATTCAAGGCGAAAAATCGATCTATACTTATTTCCACAGATGTTGCTAGCAG GGGTCTCGATATTCCTCATGtagatattgtaataaattttgatATACCTACACATAGTAAAGATTATATACATAGAGTTGGACGTACTGCACGTGCTGGTCGTTCTGGTCGTTCCATTACATTTGTAACACAGTATGACGTAGAATTGTATCAAAGAATAGAGCAATTGATATCAAAACAATTACCATTATATCCgactgaagaagaagaagtaatgGTGCTTCAAGAAAGAGTAGCTGAAGCACAACGTATTGTAAAAATG GAAATGAAAGATATCGAAGACAGTAAAAAGTTAGGTAAACGAAAGAAGCGTCAAGATGACAATGAGGATGATGATACAGAACAATCTATGGGAGTCAGAAAAAGGATAAAAGGCAAAAATAAAGGAAGGGGCAAAAAGGGTTAA
- the LOC105666110 gene encoding cytochrome c oxidase assembly protein COX19 has product MSTYTFSQKILTPIPPEKGSFPLDHEGVCRKLMIKYMRCLIDNKNENTMCRNVIKDYLGCRMDNDLMAREDWSDLGFSDEVKET; this is encoded by the coding sequence ATGTCCACGTACACATTCTCACAGAAGATACTTACACCCATACCTCCGGAGAAAGGTAGTTTTCCACTCGATCATGAGGGTGTCTGCAGAAAGCTTATGATCAAATATATGCGTTGTTTGATCGACAATAAGAACGAAAACACAATGTGTCGAAATGTTATAAAGGATTATCTTGGTTGTCGGATGGATAATGATCTTATGGCGCGAGAAGATTGGTCTGATCTCGGTTTTTCTGATGAGGTCAAGGAGACATAA
- the LOC100649096 gene encoding phosphopantothenoylcysteine decarboxylase isoform X1 — translation MSSTSRKKILIGCTGSVATIKLPQLVEKLWQNNLDVRVVVTEKAKHFLKEAELPPGIQVLSDTVEWAAWQDRGDPVLHIDLVKWADLFLIAPLDANTLGKIASGICDNILTCVARAWDPLKPLIFCPAMNTKMWEHPVTAPQIALLKSWGYKEVTCISKTLMCGDVGIGGMAEVDSIVQTTLRLLNPWDPYSPPDLRL, via the exons ATGTCAAGCACCTCTAGAAAAAAGATACTAATTGGTTGTACTGGTAGCGTCGCAACAATTAAATTGCCACAATTAGTAGAGAAGTTATGGCAGAATAATTTGGATGTAAGGGTAGTAGTCACTGAAAAGGCTAAACATTTCTTGAAAGAAGCAGAACTGCCTCCaggaattcaagtattatccgaCACTGTAGAATGGGCAGCTTGGCAAGATAGAGGCGATCCTGTATTACATATTGATCTAGTAAAGTGGGctgatttatttttaatcgcTCCACTAGATGCCAATACTCTTGGTAAAATAGCCAGTGGCATATGCGATAATATCTTAACTTGCGTCGCACGTGCCTGGGATCCACTGAAGCCTTTGATTTTTTGTCCTGCCATGAATACAAAAATGTGGGAACATCCTGTTACTGCACCACAG ATAGCTCTGTTAAAGTCTTGGGGATATAAGGAGGTTACATGCATTTCTAAAACTCTTATGTGTGGCGATGTAGGAATAGGTGGAATGGCAGAAGTAGACAGTATCGTTCAAACTACATTGAGGTTGCTTAATCCTTGGGACCCATATTCGCCGCCGGATTTGCGCCTTTAG
- the LOC100649096 gene encoding phosphopantothenoylcysteine decarboxylase isoform X2, producing MSSTSRKKILIGCTGSVATIKLPQLVEKLWQNNLDVRVVVTEKAKHFLKEAELPPGIQVLSDTVEWAAWQDRGDPVLHIDLVKWADLFLIAPLDANTLGKIASGICDNILTCVARAWDPLKPLIFCPAMNTKMWEHPVTAPQLIGFKIGQFSVIELIFKLVIMGKVL from the exons ATGTCAAGCACCTCTAGAAAAAAGATACTAATTGGTTGTACTGGTAGCGTCGCAACAATTAAATTGCCACAATTAGTAGAGAAGTTATGGCAGAATAATTTGGATGTAAGGGTAGTAGTCACTGAAAAGGCTAAACATTTCTTGAAAGAAGCAGAACTGCCTCCaggaattcaagtattatccgaCACTGTAGAATGGGCAGCTTGGCAAGATAGAGGCGATCCTGTATTACATATTGATCTAGTAAAGTGGGctgatttatttttaatcgcTCCACTAGATGCCAATACTCTTGGTAAAATAGCCAGTGGCATATGCGATAATATCTTAACTTGCGTCGCACGTGCCTGGGATCCACTGAAGCCTTTGATTTTTTGTCCTGCCATGAATACAAAAATGTGGGAACATCCTGTTACTGCACCACAG TTAATTGGATTTAAGATCGGGCAATTCTCTGTCATAGAGTTAATCTTCAAACTAGTGATCATGGGAAAAGTTTTgtaa